From Triticum aestivum cultivar Chinese Spring chromosome 7B, IWGSC CS RefSeq v2.1, whole genome shotgun sequence:
cagccactcgtcacagatgttatgcttgaaggccgctagggcttcgacatccggacaaacgacgatctggttctttttagttaagaaccgagtccagaatttcctggctgactctccgggttgttggattatatgacttaagtcatcggcatctggaggtcgtacataagtaccttggaagttgtcaaggaatgcgtcttccaggttctcccaactaccgatagagtttttgggcagactgttcaaccaatgccgaactggtcctttgagttttagcgggagatacttgatggtgtggagatcatcgccgcaggccatatgaatatggagaaggaagtcctcgatccatactgcggggtctgttgtcccatcatatgattcaatgtttacgggtttgaacccttctaggaattcatgttccattacttcatcggtgaagcatagggtgtgtgcggcgcctctatgtcgggctacgtcGCGATGCAGCTCGAATGAAGCTAGTCTGTGGTATTCGGCTCGGACAGCTTTGTATTTGTCATAGCCGGCTAGGTGGCCGTCATTGCGCATTGGGGCGCACCCCTGcggatccatagatcgatctagtTTGTCCTCCTCTGTTTTCCAAGTCGTATTGCatgtcatgtgtgtatccccgagctgttgtgtttctatttgttcggcgacGTGGTGCCGGCTGGTGTTCGGGCCTAGTTGCCATTTTATCTCGGCCACGTAGAGGTCGGTCAGTCACATTATGCGCTGGTAGTACAGGCTCCCGCGCCTCGTCATTGAACTGAGGTAGGAAtttacgctttgggtaacttttggttgggtgctcgagtccATATCCCTCgactgccaggacctcggtccatctatcagtgagcagatcttgatcagcttggatctgctgctgcttctacttcaggctctttgcagtggcagTTAGCCAGCGCTTAaaacgctcctgctcgacgggatcctctggcacgataaattcttcatcgccgaggctcacctcgtcctcggagagaggcatgtaattgatGTCCTCCTAGTCATCGttcacggcctgttcatcagggctggctcACCCGTCTTCCCATTCAGCCTGTTCGAAACTTGGCTTggtggggtcttcgttgtcttcggcatcattcggagtgctattctctcttgtgccggtatcgctgtttttaccatggcgtgatttggagtggcgccgctgacgttggcgcttagaCTGTTTCTCAGgaagtttatcctcaactggatcttttttgtcatcgccattgtcttccttgggtgtatccaccatgtatatatatattgtatgaggaggtggctgtccagcgccctgtgggcgatggttcctgttcttctctggcatcgtcgtccataccatcgatgtcctcggagtcgaaatcaagcatgtcggtcaaatcatcgatagtggctatcaagtgggtggtgggtgggcaacgaagctcttcgtcgtccgcttcccactcaagccggacataattcggccaagaatctcctgacaaggagagggactttaatgagtttaacacatagCCGAAGGgtaagtgttggaagatgtccgcggagctaaaCTCTAAAATCGACGCTTGGTCAgattcgatgggtgcggatacacgcggttcggagcctatggtcgGAGATGAGTCCAAGGTTCCAATGACACATGCCTCGTTGGAGGtcggatctgtgttcggctctagcgccgctAAGTCCGCGGCTTCCGTGGCGAGGTTAAGCCTCCCATCCTCAGATGGCGCGCTGCTCTTGATCTAGGGCTAGTGCGGTTATAAGCGCAATCTCCTGCACacagtccgatgacagatttaggtcatgttcattgtgGCGGCAGGGTGCAtctatcatgggctcgaatccgtcgaatatcaagtctccatggatgtcggtagtgtagttcaagcttccaaacctaacctgatggccaggggtgtagctatcgatctgctccagattgccaagcgagttggcccgtagtgcgaagccgccgaatacgaagatctatccggggagaaaaacctcaccctggactgcgctgttgtagatggttgaaggagccatccagccttatgatgacgatgcagtggaactctcaatgaaagcaccaatgtcggtgtcaaaaccggcggatctcgggtagggggtcccgaactgtgtgtctaaggctaatgataacaggaggcgggggacacaatgtttacccaggttcgggacctctcgatggaggtaataccctacttcctgcttgattgatcttgatgatatgagtattacaagagttgatctaccacgagatcgtagaggctaaaccctagaagctagcctatgattctgattgttcttgtcctacagactaaaccctccggtttatatagacaccggagggggctagggttacacagagtcggttatagagaaaggaatcttcatatccgaatcgtcaagtttgccttccacgcaaaggagagtcacatccggacacgggacgaggtcttctatcttgtatcttcatagcccaatagtccggcatatgtatatagtccggctgtccgaggaccccttaatccaggactccctcagttgtcaAAGGTGGAATTGGTGATACCGTAGCCGAAGAAGAAGGCGCCACCACTTACATTGCGGTCGTAGCGGGGGCCGTCGAAATCCTTCCCACCGCTGCCACTATGGATTTCGCGGGATCGAGGCAACGAAAGTGCCCGCCAGACCGTAGAAGTCCCTGGACCATAGAAGTCCCACAGGTCATACTCGAGGTACCCGCCTTAGATGGAGGCTCAATACATGTTAAGCGCGACTGAGTGTAGAAGGGGGTTGTAGCCTTCAATGTCCTTTCCAAGTCCTCGGGTATGAAGCTCCTCGACTGAATGTTGGCGAGCCACCGGAGGTGAGCACTAGTGTAGGGGGCAAGGATTTGGAGGCATAATAGTGGAGGTGCATAGGCCATCGATGACAACGAAGGAATGGTGGGAGAACATGGGTTTGAATGATAAGGGGAGTGGAATAGGGAGTTAACGCCGAACCGTCTCGTCTCCCGCGCTTCCCAACGCGTGCAGCCTCATGTCACATTGCGCCTGATGGAGTCTGGCTATGAGGAGACTGCCGATTCAACCAGGCGGAGGGCTGCTTTAACAAGCGCGCGGGCCACGAATTCGACTCTGCCCAGACAACCAAATCCCCTTTGTGTATCTGCTTGTGCATCACGAACACAGCATCGACGTGTGACCACTTCTCTGTTTTTCACTTGTATCGAAGCGTACCAAATTCCATCGCTTACAGTTGGTGTATACGCATTTCTCACATATCTGTATATAATGTAACTATTTATGTATAGCTACTAACCATTTGGTGGACGCAGCTTACTTATTCATAATCATCAGGAGCCTGTCATCAGCAGGATCCGGGGGCGAAGCCGACGGTCTTCTTGCCAAGGTCGTAGAGCACGCCGTAGGTCTTCTGCTGCGTGTTCCCGATGATGGCGACGCTCTCGTCGTCGCCGTTGGACGCGAACGCCAGGCACACCTGCGCCTGGCTGATGGCGTACACGATCCCGGACACGTCCACGTCGAGGCACGTGCCGCCCTGGAACACCAGCGACACCGTCGGCAGCGACACATCGCTCAGCCCCGTGAAGTCGTAGCAGGTGTCCAGGATCGAGTACGCCGGCGCCGTCTTGTACCCGCTCGCCGACATGGCCTTGGCGAACGCCTTGGACAGCGCGAGGTAGGCGGTCGCCGGGAGCCGCGTGATCACCGTGCCGGAGTCCACCAGCGTCCCGGCCGTGGAGAACACCGACTCCGCGACGGGCACCTGCTGCCCGCCCACGCGGATGCCCGTCAAGCCCACGTAGTAGAACGTCTGCCCCTTGTCGGTCAGCATCGGCGTCAGCCTCGCGTTGTTGCCCGCCGACCCCGGGCCGAAGTCCAGGTACCCTGTCCCCGTCAACGACGCCGGGAGGCAGTAGGCGAACGCGCCGCCGTACTTGTCGTACGCCTGCACCGTGAGCGACGTCTTCCCGCGGCCGAGCCCCATCAGCCCCGCCGTCTTCCCGAACAGCCCGCTGTTCTTCTCCCCGCACCCGAACCGGAACCCCTGCAGCGCGTCCACGTACGACGCCATGTCAATATTGTTCGATCCGTGTCACGTGACGTACGCATTGGCCATTGGCAAACGTGTAGGCTAGAGGGGAGTAACCTTGATGGCGTCGTGGGCGATGGTGAGGGTGTCCTGGGCGAAGAAGCCAACGGTGTAGGAGCCGTCGCCGTACTGGACGGCGTAGAGGCAGTGGCCGCCGGTGCAGCCGTTGCTGTCGAGGTCGTCGCAGGCGGGGTCGGAGCAGGACACATTGGCGTAGGTGGACGACTTGGCCGGGTCGAAGAGCGGCTCCTTCTGCTTGTAGCACTTGACCACGCAGGGGCGGCACTGCACCCACGTCGTGTCGCTGCCGGTGTCGAACACCACCGTGTACTTGGACGCCGGCGTGCCGAGCCCGACGGTCACCACGTAGTTGCCCGTGCTCAGCGCGCGGCCTGGCGTCGCCGGGAGCGACGGGGTGGAGGAGGACGCCGAGTGCCCGGGGCTCTTCTTTGTCCCGGGCTGGACAGGCGCAGCGCGCTTCGTCAGTTTGCCCCGGCCGGTGGTCGCGGACACCCGGCGCTGGATCGAATCGACGCGGTTCTGGTCGGCGGCGAGGATCTCGTCGTGAGCCGGCAGCTTCCCGTGCGCATCAGCCAGAGGGGAGCATGGGCCGTGCTGGTGGACGATCTTCATCCTCGCTGACGCCGCAGCGCTGGGTTCGTGCTCTGCAATTTCAGGGGCATGTTCGGCTTGGATCAGAAAATTCAGATTTTACTTGGGCTAGATAATATTCAGGATGGAAGTTAAACTCTTTCTAGTAAAAATAAATTCGAATTACAGGTGTAGTCAATGAAATCGAACCATCCTTGTCAGGAATTGCAAAAAATCTGTACAGGTGGTGGGTTTTGGTCAGAGTGTCACTCTAGCTGGTACTTGGTCTGTAGTTGGTCACGGTAGACCAGTCAAAGAACAGTAAAAGACAACTCAAGTATTTTTGTTCACTTCAGCTGCAGCAAACAGCCTTATGTAGAGTCAAAatacgtcttacattatgagacccGATTATGCATGCAATATTCCGTGCATGGATCTAGCGTCCATCGCTACTCTCAAGTTCATACTTAATATTGGGCAAAACTTATATTATTTCATTGTGTTAAATAACGTTTCATTGCATTTTTCTAAAAAAAGTATATTATAGGGTTTCGTCATGTATAAGAAAAAAGAGCTCACTTGTGTTTTCCCATAAAAACGAGCACACTTTTTTTTTCATAAGGAAGAAGAgtttattttctactccctccgtcccaaaatataagaacgtttttaacactagcatagtgtcaaaaacgttcttatattctgggaTAGAGGGAGTATCAATCAAACCTATAGGACATAGCACGAACCCCAGAGCAAACGGTTGACGGTGGATCCATATTCTGTGGCACAGTGGAATTGATTTTCTCAAAGAATACTGAAAAGTTTTTATTCAACAGTTCTTATAAGTTCGGACTATTTCTGGTAGGAATAAATCACACTTCACTCTCCCTTGATCCAATACTAGAGAAACTAAATCATTTATATTtatgcttgtagtcgttgctagctGGTCAAGGGACTTGGATGTAATTCTTACTTCTGGTGTTTCTTGTACTAGTCATCGTTTGGTGGTTTACGGACCATAataaatagatcgaaagtttttccGAAAAAAAGACCCCAAAAGACAAATCCAATTAATCTCAACGTCAGTCCAACAGCTTTCAGTGTTAAAAAACCCACATATTGTTTCCACGGTGATTGTTTAACATGTTTAGCGCACAATTAATATCATATTAAATGTCCATGTTTGTGGTTATCATATAGTAATACAGAAGCAATATATTCCATCTAACATCAACGTATCAACGTACGTTGCAATATGCATTTATTAGTTGGTGTAAAAAAGGAAATTAGTAAGAACAAGAGATTGAAACAACACAAGCAATTCAAGCATGGCCGGATTCAATTAGCTAGATGCAGCAGTCAATGACTGAGAGAAAAGTGACCAGCTTGACGGGCGACGATCATGAGCTCGACCAGGAATTAACCTGCTGTCGTGGGGCAAGCCGGGCCGGGGAACAGGGACGCCACGCTCAGCGGCGCGCGATCAACCGAGCTCCCCGCAGCACGGGCAGCACCGAGCCCGAATGCCGCGAGGACGGCGGCCGCGACGACCAGGCGAAGGAAGCCACGGCGAGAAGAAGCGGCAGCGGAGGCGGCCATGGCGTGCACCACCGCACAAGTGGCCGTCAGGTAGTGGGGCGGCTGGGGTCCCGGTGAGTGGAGGGAACACAAATTAAACGGTCCATCACACAGCTCCTATCCTGTCATATATATAGCCTGGGGCCGGCTGATTAGTCTGACGGGAGCCGTGCGCACTGGCTGTTGCTTCGTCGTTTTTCTTCGGGTGTCCGGCCCCTCTCCGCACTGCCCTTCGGGGCAGGGACGAACTTGGGGAGTGCACTGATTGGTGATTGCGCCTGGTAATAGGCACCGTGTGATTTGTGAACCCCCTGCGGTCTGGCGGCAACTCGATCACAACCGACCCAACATGGCCTTGAGAAGATCCAAGATCTACGGCAACTGGTGACTGCCGCCTCTCTCATTGTAGTGACTGGCGCTTCTCTCTGGACCTGGAGCAGAAGTGCTGGAAGTCTGGAAACGGCCGTACTGACAGAACGAGTTGGTGCAAGTAGCTTTGCTTGCTAGGCGAGAGCATTTCTGACCGATCCCTTATAACTGGTTAGAGGATCAAAAATTTCTGTTTTACTCCTCCAACGGGAACCTAGCCGATCCCCTATCCACCGTAAGGGAGTAAAAAATTTACTCCATCCCCAACTTTCTTCTAAAATATACTCAAACGCGCGGCGGCTGAGTAAAAGCCGCACATCTCCCTAGCGTCGCCCCCTCCCCGGATCTCTGCAAATTTGTCGGCGCGACTCCCGGCAACCATCCGTCGGCCCCGCCGCTACCTCGTTGCCTCCCCTTCCCCGGCCGCCCTGCTGCCCAACGTCGAGCCCATTCGGCCCCCGTCGCCGACGCCGGAATTAAGGTGAAACGTCGTCGTCGTCGCCATTGTTGATTCTTCAGATTTCTtcgttgcttcttatttttctgtCGGCCGCCGCATCTCACCTTGAGTGCACATCGCTGCAGGTCATTCCCTCTATTCGTTGTCAGCCTGTTTGGTCAGAAAGACACCGGCCGGCCGGTGCACCACCACCGCACCGCAAGTGTTCGTCGAATTGCCTAGGAGAGTTTTTTTATTGTTTATTTGTGaaccgagtgagggagtcctggattaaggggtcctcggacagccgaactgttgggctatgaagatacaagatagaagactgcggcccgtgtccgggtgggactctcctttgcatggaaggcaagcttggcgattcagatgtgtaGATTCCCTCccctgtaaccgactctttgtaaccctatgtaagtgcatctagtgccccttattgattttggtgtattgaagacttataggttaagagactgatgcatttgtgagtgtacacaggtctataagtctatgaggagtttgatatttatagagaaagtcgacccctaaaaatgaagttcttcgactgaagactttgaatttctgaagactttctgaagactttgaaaatgaagaaattggtgtgaccttgaagacttggtaatcattcgaggaacatgaagcgtgaagactcttgtttttactgtttgattttctctttcttgagtaataggaaacaccgtactgttaaagtgggtcgaggaaatactaaggacaaattttcatgtgatgttcaactcaaaatcctacacctaccaatcctttcgagtgaagccattaaaaatctcgcacagttcaatcatattcttcagtgacagagacaaagttatTCTGGTCTCTGCGGAAtatgttctgactgaagagttagaaattcgccagtgcggattgcctaccaagtgaggaacatgatagccctgaggtatttgagagtcaaatattccgaccgttgctgtgctacgcgccagctgtctcaaaatatctacccacctaacggtcatatcagccaagggcatttatgtcttatcatgtcgggctgctccctaggctataaataaccgcccccacaaccactagttggttggctgctccgagagaaactgacacttttcatttgagagcaacccatccttcgaggactttgagcaaaaatcatcaagtgaggaaatcccaaacccaaacctacaaaaccacaaagtgattgagcatcactgaagagattgattctgcgtggatccgacgcttgtttcctttgaagactgtgcttcttccagacggttaggcgtcaaggtctagagcatccaagaggaactgtggatcgccgagtgaccgagtttgtgaaggttcagaagtcacctgaagacttaccacgagtgattgggcgaggtctgtgtgacttagctcaaggagaatacagtggggactgggtgtcctcgagtttaaatactcagccgctccaaccagatgtacaattgaGACATTAGTtagaattggtctaccaaatcattgtcttcaccgagcttactggttctgtttcctcaactctttcatttcctcatctctgttgttgtgtgcttgttcatatctgtttgaagacttttgactgaagactttctcaattttctcagttcaatttcttcagtctgtctgtcttcATCTTGTGATTCCTGtgttacgctttctgtactctgtgcttacCTTCATTtgatcatgatgactatgcgtgtgttctgctatgtttacttttgagtacttattccgcttcaagtagttcttcatttaggaatttcctcaccagcaaattccttagtgaagatttcataaaaatcgcctattcacccccctctagtcgatataacgcactttcaattggtatcagagcaaggtactcccttgttctgtgtattttggtttaaccacttggagttctagttatgtcgaccgcaggtatgatcaaggtctctgctgggtgtcctaccttcgatggcacagactacccctactagaagaataagatgcgaatgcatcttgaggcaattgataacgatctctggtatgttgtggaaaatggtgttccctcagtcacaccttccctgaatgctgctgatgtgaagagattcaagcaactcgactctcaagcgaagaatatcatatgtggccatctgagtaaagggcaatatggtagagtgagtgctttggaaactgctaagcttatctgggataggctctccaaagtaaacgaaggagtctcaactcaacgtgactctcatgtcgatgttcttcgcaatctcttcaaccgcttcaaaagactcgacaatgaaaatgttcagcaaaccttcgatcgtctcactgatatctcaaatgagcttcaagtgcttggcgccactgatatcaccgaccatgaggtggtgaagaaattgccgagatcactggattcttcatttgacactctggcactgatgattcaagagcatgcagattacaagtcacttgatcccgctgatatccccgagaggctaaacactcatgagttccagcttgctgagaagagagatctctattgttcgagctatggcaaaccacgttctttgaaggccaaggcagtctctgagtctgaggaagaggactctaccagcagccttggtgatcctgaagaactgagccaggaactagcactgctcgtgaagaaatttcagaagttctcaagacatggtcgctttggaaaatcctcaaggagcaacgattcctcatctagtgactacaagaaaaggctgtgccacaaatgcaagaaacctggtcactacattcaagattgttctcagtgggacaaggaattaaagaagaagaaatataaggattacagttctgatgatgccaagaagaagaagaaatcttcaaagtcttcatcagcaaaatcctcgaagtcttcatctcacaagaagatcagctccaagaaggctcgggcattcattggcaaggaaatggattctgaggctgaatctgaggatcatgaggaagaagagacatccgaggagtctgagtctggtgtggcaagtctagctcttgctaccgcgtttgtcagcaagtctatcttcaactctgaagaaaatgacaacaccaacaatgctaatgaaggcaatgatgactatgctcccacctattgcttcatggcaaagggtgccaaggtaactaaatacccctcctctgaatcaagtgaggatgaatctgatgaaaatcttaagcccaacTACTCTAAGCTTGCtaaattgctgtgaaacaacaaaaggctattgaaaagctacaaaacatgctagacaaaagtgatgatatgttgggtgaagaaatggaccgcactaaagacttaactgaaaatcttcagagactttagtgtaagtttgacaaccttcaaagtcatcataacactctcttatctgatcacgagaagctttcttatgaatttcttcaaaggaagcaagatcttgagaagctaagagtgagttatgaagatcttcaaaaggagcttgattcattacttgctcaacaaatcagcgctactcaggaagaatttgttcctccatgtatgaagtgcattgaacgtgaatctgttaattcttcacATGAATGTTCAagtgcttcaaatgttacaaattcttcacctgtctttgctatcactaattcctcatctgaggacattgctagtactactaatgatgcagggctgaaggaattgtacacgacagacatgtacaaaagcctcaaagggcatcagattctttgtgatgtgcttaaaaagcaaatcctcaacaggaaccctaggaaagagggtattgcctttgtgtcgtggatttgtcacggcagatgtccttgtgaaaggacttggtcgtggagcc
This genomic window contains:
- the LOC123157466 gene encoding aspartyl protease family protein At5g10770, which produces MAASAAASSRRGFLRLVVAAAVLAAFGLGAARAAGSSVDRAPLSVASLFPGPACPTTAEHEPSAAASARMKIVHQHGPCSPLADAHGKLPAHDEILAADQNRVDSIQRRVSATTGRGKLTKRAAPVQPGTKKSPGHSASSSTPSLPATPGRALSTGNYVVTVGLGTPASKYTVVFDTGSDTTWVQCRPCVVKCYKQKEPLFDPAKSSTYANVSCSDPACDDLDSNGCTGGHCLYAVQYGDGSYTVGFFAQDTLTIAHDAIKGFRFGCGEKNSGLFGKTAGLMGLGRGKTSLTVQAYDKYGGAFAYCLPASLTGTGYLDFGPGSAGNNARLTPMLTDKGQTFYYVGLTGIRVGGQQVPVAESVFSTAGTLVDSGTVITRLPATAYLALSKAFAKAMSASGYKTAPAYSILDTCYDFTGLSDVSLPTVSLVFQGGTCLDVDVSGIVYAISQAQVCLAFASNGDDESVAIIGNTQQKTYGVLYDLGKKTVGFAPGSC